The Crocosphaera subtropica ATCC 51142 genome includes a window with the following:
- a CDS encoding ABC transporter ATP-binding protein — MAKLRLENLTKQYQIDQGKTLDVVKGISNVEVEDGEFLTLLGPSGCGKSTLLRLIAGLEPPTKGDIFIGEKKVTNIAPGDRNIAMVFQSYALYPHMTAKENIATALKIRNLSEEEIDQRIQTAAKQLKLQEGKDCLPEKPGKLSGGQRQRVALARALVRNPEVFLLDEPLSNLDALLREQVRAELKQIFTEQNKPVVYVTHDQTEAMTLSDKVAVLFAGEIQQLASPREIYQYPANQFVAGFVGSPQMNLLELECQNNKAILGQFGIPLTSIAPENIPEVEGESPGLKHIVLGIRPEDIHEATEGDALVIHGQIKLVEELGKESLISVQIDQSDLVIRALLKDDGNKKNGNDISLALPEQNIHWFYWDGSGYDPDGKPLLSYHQRYRLNQ, encoded by the coding sequence ATGGCTAAGTTAAGACTAGAAAACTTAACAAAACAATATCAAATTGATCAAGGAAAAACCCTCGATGTTGTTAAAGGAATTAGCAATGTCGAGGTTGAAGATGGAGAATTTTTAACCTTACTCGGTCCCTCTGGCTGTGGTAAATCAACCCTTTTGAGATTGATTGCAGGGTTAGAACCACCAACAAAAGGAGACATTTTCATTGGCGAGAAAAAAGTCACTAATATTGCTCCCGGCGATCGCAATATTGCCATGGTTTTCCAAAGTTATGCCCTCTATCCTCACATGACGGCCAAAGAAAATATCGCCACAGCCCTAAAAATTCGTAATCTTTCAGAAGAGGAAATTGATCAACGGATTCAAACAGCAGCCAAACAACTCAAACTCCAAGAAGGTAAAGACTGCTTACCCGAAAAACCAGGAAAACTCTCAGGGGGACAACGGCAAAGAGTGGCTTTAGCCCGTGCCTTAGTGAGAAATCCTGAGGTTTTCTTATTAGATGAACCCTTAAGTAACTTAGATGCCCTCTTAAGAGAACAAGTAAGAGCCGAACTCAAACAAATTTTTACCGAACAAAATAAACCAGTCGTTTATGTCACCCATGACCAAACTGAGGCCATGACCCTTTCTGATAAAGTGGCGGTTTTATTTGCTGGTGAAATTCAACAACTGGCTTCTCCCCGTGAAATTTATCAATATCCTGCGAATCAATTTGTAGCCGGGTTTGTGGGCAGCCCTCAGATGAATTTGCTCGAATTAGAATGTCAGAATAATAAGGCTATTTTAGGTCAATTTGGGATTCCGTTAACCAGTATTGCTCCTGAAAATATTCCAGAGGTAGAGGGTGAGTCTCCAGGTCTTAAACACATCGTTTTAGGGATTCGTCCCGAAGACATCCATGAGGCAACAGAAGGGGATGCTTTAGTGATTCACGGTCAAATTAAATTAGTCGAAGAATTAGGTAAAGAAAGTTTAATCAGTGTTCAAATCGACCAATCAGACTTAGTGATTCGAGCTTTACTTAAAGATGATGGAAACAAGAAAAATGGAAACGATATCTCCTTAGCCCTGCCTGAACAAAATATTCATTGGTTCTATTGGGATGGAAGTGGCTATGATCCCGATGGTAAGCCGTTACTGTCTTATCATCAACGTTATCGTCTTAATCAATGA
- a CDS encoding pentapeptide repeat-containing protein — MLKVIKDARMIKLRLYELQQRYALGNREFTNVDLSGLDLSGLNLKNINFQGAILQGTNLQGTNLERANFKGTNLTNCNLYRANLYGANLNYTNLVYSNLKEANFHRSIIENSCLDYVCLERTDFSEAHLRTLSVEGTQLTKTDLTDATLIDVNLSQAYLSEIYYSQLTKLCNCFQVEAISDQFFDDINKEMEFAV, encoded by the coding sequence ATGTTAAAAGTTATTAAGGATGCGAGGATGATTAAATTAAGACTATATGAACTTCAACAAAGGTATGCCTTAGGAAATAGAGAATTTACTAACGTTGATCTCAGTGGTTTAGACTTAAGTGGACTTAATCTAAAAAATATCAATTTTCAAGGGGCTATTTTACAAGGGACTAATTTACAAGGGACTAATCTAGAAAGAGCAAATTTTAAAGGGACTAATCTGACTAATTGTAATCTTTATCGAGCTAATCTTTATGGGGCTAATTTGAATTATACTAACTTAGTTTATTCTAATTTGAAAGAAGCTAATTTTCATCGAAGTATTATAGAAAATTCTTGTCTAGATTATGTGTGTTTAGAAAGAACTGATTTCAGTGAAGCCCATTTACGCACTTTATCTGTAGAAGGCACTCAATTAACTAAAACTGACTTAACAGATGCTACTCTGATTGATGTTAATTTAAGTCAAGCTTATCTTTCTGAAATTTATTATAGTCAATTAACTAAATTATGTAATTGTTTTCAAGTAGAAGCGATATCTGATCAGTTTTTTGATGATATAAATAAGGAGATGGAATTCGCAGTTTAG
- a CDS encoding response regulator transcription factor, whose product MPTILLADDSTAQRELIAGLLTDNGFSVTTAMDGAEALEKLKSLAPDLIILDVVMPKLNGYQTCRSIKSDPKTEHIPVILCSTKNTQVDSYWGLKQGADAYIIKPFPHEELLGTVKQLLRNS is encoded by the coding sequence ATGCCTACAATTTTACTAGCCGATGATAGCACTGCTCAACGTGAACTGATTGCTGGTTTACTTACAGATAATGGTTTTTCTGTTACCACAGCCATGGATGGGGCTGAAGCTTTAGAAAAGTTAAAATCCCTTGCGCCTGATCTGATTATTCTTGATGTGGTTATGCCTAAGCTTAATGGTTATCAGACTTGTCGGAGTATTAAAAGTGATCCGAAAACAGAGCATATTCCTGTCATTCTTTGTTCAACTAAAAACACTCAAGTTGATAGTTACTGGGGTTTAAAACAGGGGGCCGATGCTTATATTATTAAGCCATTTCCTCACGAGGAGTTATTAGGAACAGTGAAACAATTGTTAAGAAATTCCTAA
- a CDS encoding cysteine desulfurase family protein, translating to MSQRPIYLDCHATTPMDKRVLEVMLPYFTEHFGNPSSVNHLYGWEAEASVKKARTTIANAINCSPEEIIFTSGATEANNLAIKGIAEAYFNQGQHIITVQTEHRAVLDPCQYLEQLGFEITYLPVKKDGLIDLELLEKSFRPETILVSVMAANNEIGVLQPLKEIGEICQKNQVLFHSDAAQAIGKIPLDVQEMNIHLLSLTGHKVYGPKGIGALYIRRRNPRVNIAPQLHGGGQEKSIRSGTLYTPQIVGFAKAIELALAEIETENKRQSELRNQLQEQLLNLEGVHLNGHLTQRLAGNLNVSIEAVDGAALLLGLQGIVALSSGSACTSTTTKPSHVLKALGHSDKLAYASLRFGLGRFTTSQEIDKVGQRVLDTIKSLRQATIRN from the coding sequence ATGTCTCAACGTCCCATTTATTTAGATTGTCATGCAACAACCCCAATGGATAAAAGAGTATTAGAGGTAATGTTACCTTATTTTACGGAACATTTTGGTAACCCTTCAAGTGTCAATCATCTCTATGGTTGGGAAGCAGAAGCATCCGTAAAAAAAGCAAGAACAACTATTGCTAATGCCATTAATTGTAGTCCCGAAGAAATTATTTTTACCAGTGGAGCAACGGAAGCAAATAATTTAGCCATCAAAGGCATTGCTGAAGCTTATTTTAATCAAGGACAACATATAATTACTGTTCAAACGGAACATCGTGCCGTTTTAGATCCCTGTCAATATTTAGAACAATTGGGCTTTGAAATCACCTATCTTCCCGTTAAAAAAGATGGATTAATTGATTTAGAATTATTGGAAAAAAGTTTTCGTCCCGAAACAATTTTAGTGTCAGTTATGGCAGCCAATAATGAAATTGGTGTCCTTCAACCTTTGAAAGAAATCGGAGAAATTTGTCAAAAGAATCAAGTCTTATTTCATAGCGATGCAGCCCAAGCGATCGGTAAAATTCCTTTAGACGTTCAAGAGATGAACATCCATTTATTATCCTTAACTGGTCATAAAGTTTATGGACCAAAAGGAATTGGTGCTTTATATATTCGTCGTCGTAATCCTAGAGTCAATATTGCCCCGCAACTACACGGAGGAGGACAAGAAAAATCCATTAGATCAGGAACATTATATACCCCTCAAATTGTTGGATTTGCGAAAGCTATTGAACTAGCATTAGCAGAAATAGAAACAGAAAATAAACGTCAGAGTGAACTTAGAAATCAACTTCAGGAACAACTTTTAAACCTAGAAGGAGTTCATCTGAATGGACACCTAACACAACGTTTAGCAGGGAATCTCAATGTTAGTATAGAAGCAGTAGACGGGGCTGCTTTATTATTAGGGTTACAAGGAATTGTTGCTTTGTCTTCTGGTTCTGCTTGTACCTCAACAACAACAAAACCATCCCATGTTCTCAAAGCGTTAGGACATTCGGATAAACTGGCTTATGCGTCCTTGAGATTTGGCTTAGGAAGGTTTACAACTAGCCAGGAAATTGATAAGGTAGGGCAAAGGGTTCTTGATACAATTAAATCTTTACGTCAAGCAACTATTAGGAATTAA
- a CDS encoding proton extrusion protein PcxA, with protein MKFRSLIKKTSNWLTATPERSLDNAYKAALKIKEIEDNHFGGKKVSKENADYGDSVISYFKTEVNGYLQKINMGLGVFKTSRLFLNISNIQELPQERPTERELQKNATTAAIIFEKLEFIDQVASKYQSRDTQEVYNGSLVLAKESSQDKETQTLDNKSTNQTNSKLSNNNKISSGQNDSRLESASQKTGVLPRSFINTLNKIKQEIDPKSGESEEQVLNKYRKSRLRTALSIKFILLLIIVPLLTHQLTKTFLLTPIIHQYFQNHEQVVFINKDLEEEAFEELSHYEEILRFQGLIGLREPLTDEEVEEKVQEKAREITEEYRAQGIDSIGNVFADLFSVTAFAIVIVSSRKEIEVLKSFLDEILYGLSDPAKAFLIILFTDMFVGFHSPHGWEVILEGVARHFGLPENQEFNFLFIATFPVILDTVLKYWIFRYLNRISPSAVATYKNMNE; from the coding sequence ATGAAATTTAGGTCCTTAATTAAAAAGACTTCTAACTGGTTAACAGCTACCCCAGAAAGATCCTTAGATAACGCATATAAAGCAGCTTTAAAAATAAAAGAAATTGAAGACAACCATTTTGGTGGAAAAAAAGTGTCGAAGGAGAACGCTGACTACGGGGATAGTGTTATCTCTTATTTTAAAACAGAAGTAAACGGTTATTTACAAAAAATTAATATGGGATTAGGGGTTTTTAAGACCAGTCGCCTTTTCCTTAATATTTCTAATATACAAGAATTACCTCAAGAGAGGCCAACAGAACGAGAATTACAAAAAAATGCCACAACTGCTGCTATTATTTTTGAGAAATTAGAATTTATTGATCAAGTCGCTTCTAAATATCAATCTCGTGATACCCAGGAAGTTTATAATGGTTCTCTCGTATTAGCTAAAGAATCTTCACAGGACAAAGAAACACAAACATTAGATAATAAGTCCACAAATCAAACTAACTCAAAACTTTCTAATAATAATAAAATTTCTTCTGGACAAAACGATAGTCGTTTAGAATCTGCTTCTCAAAAAACAGGCGTTCTTCCTCGATCTTTTATTAACACCCTTAATAAAATCAAGCAAGAAATTGATCCAAAATCAGGAGAAAGTGAAGAACAAGTTCTTAATAAGTATCGTAAATCCCGTTTAAGAACAGCCCTATCTATTAAGTTTATTTTATTGTTGATTATTGTTCCTTTGTTAACCCATCAATTAACAAAAACTTTTTTACTCACTCCAATTATTCATCAATATTTCCAAAATCATGAGCAAGTTGTTTTTATTAATAAGGATTTAGAAGAAGAAGCCTTTGAAGAGTTGAGTCATTATGAAGAAATTTTACGATTTCAGGGATTAATTGGTTTAAGAGAACCATTAACAGATGAAGAAGTTGAAGAAAAAGTACAGGAAAAAGCAAGAGAAATCACGGAAGAGTATCGTGCTCAAGGAATTGACTCAATTGGGAATGTTTTTGCTGATTTATTTTCAGTTACAGCTTTTGCAATTGTGATTGTTAGTAGTCGCAAAGAAATCGAAGTGCTTAAGTCTTTTTTGGATGAAATTTTATATGGGTTAAGTGATCCGGCTAAAGCATTCTTAATTATTTTATTTACTGATATGTTTGTGGGTTTCCACTCTCCTCATGGTTGGGAAGTGATTTTAGAAGGAGTGGCTCGTCATTTTGGTTTACCCGAAAACCAAGAATTCAACTTTCTTTTTATTGCGACTTTTCCAGTGATTTTAGATACGGTTCTCAAATATTGGATCTTCCGTTATCTTAATCGGATTTCTCCCTCTGCGGTGGCTACTTATAAAAATATGAATGAGTAG
- a CDS encoding peroxiredoxin-like family protein, producing the protein MKVFDCLKETKALRVRDGKIVPFWPNSQSYSRLLIMIFSQLGDFDTLEYAWWLNQKSSELMANNILVQAIGIGNRESGLKFCDYTSFPQENLFVDPDANIHKTLGLYEGLSWNIPGLNEGQNAWVNLMLMCAGIASKGTLKEVLRGYTGDKKAPQLITDQEVVDTKLLPPLKGSFFNLAGGKGFQRPFELATLRLRNMTEVLSNWKTYVPNGAYLTQRGATFLFDQKGNLLYEHRDQGILGFAENMSNPLGFLSLNSEPVLNSVNIDQE; encoded by the coding sequence ATGAAAGTTTTTGACTGTTTAAAAGAAACCAAAGCTTTACGGGTTAGAGATGGTAAAATTGTACCCTTCTGGCCTAATTCTCAATCATATTCTCGTTTATTAATAATGATTTTTTCGCAATTAGGGGATTTTGATACCCTTGAATATGCTTGGTGGTTAAACCAAAAATCCTCGGAACTTATGGCTAATAATATACTTGTCCAAGCTATTGGTATTGGTAATCGTGAATCAGGACTAAAATTTTGTGATTATACAAGCTTTCCCCAAGAAAACTTATTTGTTGATCCTGATGCTAATATCCATAAAACATTAGGTTTATATGAAGGATTATCCTGGAATATACCAGGACTCAATGAGGGTCAAAATGCTTGGGTCAATTTAATGCTCATGTGTGCAGGAATTGCCAGTAAAGGAACCCTTAAAGAAGTGTTGAGAGGATATACAGGAGATAAAAAAGCACCACAATTAATTACAGATCAAGAGGTCGTCGATACTAAGCTTCTACCTCCTCTTAAAGGATCATTTTTTAACTTAGCAGGAGGAAAAGGATTTCAGCGGCCGTTTGAGTTGGCAACCTTAAGATTACGAAATATGACTGAAGTATTAAGTAACTGGAAAACTTATGTTCCGAATGGTGCTTATTTAACTCAAAGAGGAGCAACCTTTCTATTTGATCAAAAGGGTAATTTATTATATGAACATCGAGATCAAGGGATTCTTGGTTTTGCTGAAAATATGAGTAATCCTTTAGGGTTTTTATCCCTTAATTCTGAGCCAGTTTTAAACTCAGTTAACATAGATCAGGAATGA
- a CDS encoding carbohydrate ABC transporter permease, producing the protein MMNQKSLIQRFGLYLLLTVIAVAMLFPLLWLLSTAFKSPNEDIFTTWLPTQPTWENFRIVWQTYPFGRYLGNSTLIAVLTVGLNLLFCSLAAYPLARLNFWGRDSIFAAVIATIMIPFQIVMIPLYILTVQLGLRNTYLGVIFPSLASAFGIFLLRQAFQGVPKELEEAARIDGCSELGIWWHIMIPSIRPALVTLAIFVFIGSWSDFLWPLIVLDRPEYYTLPLGVAKLASALDLDWRLIAAGSIISIVPVILLFVFLQRYIIPTETGSGVKG; encoded by the coding sequence ATGATGAACCAAAAATCTTTGATTCAACGTTTTGGCCTCTATTTACTATTAACTGTGATAGCGGTAGCCATGTTGTTTCCCTTACTGTGGTTACTCAGTACCGCTTTTAAATCTCCAAACGAAGATATTTTTACCACTTGGTTGCCCACCCAACCGACCTGGGAAAACTTCCGTATTGTTTGGCAGACCTATCCTTTTGGGCGATACTTAGGAAATAGTACCTTAATTGCTGTGTTAACAGTGGGTTTAAATCTACTTTTTTGTTCCTTGGCCGCTTATCCTTTGGCAAGACTTAATTTTTGGGGACGAGACAGCATTTTTGCTGCGGTGATCGCCACCATTATGATTCCTTTTCAAATTGTGATGATCCCGTTGTACATTCTCACCGTACAGTTAGGATTACGCAATACTTATTTAGGGGTAATTTTTCCCAGTTTAGCCTCTGCTTTCGGAATTTTTCTCTTACGTCAAGCCTTTCAAGGGGTTCCCAAGGAGTTAGAAGAAGCAGCAAGAATTGATGGTTGTTCAGAGTTAGGGATCTGGTGGCATATTATGATACCCTCGATCCGTCCTGCTTTGGTTACTTTAGCTATTTTTGTCTTTATTGGTTCCTGGAGTGACTTTTTATGGCCTTTAATTGTTTTAGATCGCCCTGAATACTATACTCTGCCTTTAGGAGTCGCTAAATTAGCTAGTGCGTTAGATTTAGACTGGCGATTGATCGCTGCAGGATCAATTATTTCTATTGTTCCGGTTATCCTTTTATTTGTGTTTTTGCAACGGTATATTATTCCCACAGAGACAGGAAGCGGTGTTAAAGGTTAA
- the gatC gene encoding Asp-tRNA(Asn)/Glu-tRNA(Gln) amidotransferase subunit GatC yields the protein MLDRQQVQKIAHLARLDITSEEEEKFADQLSDILDYFEQLSELDTENVPPTTRAIELSNITRQDSFELYHDRDALLNEAPNPEGDFFRVPQILNTDEE from the coding sequence ATGTTAGATCGCCAACAAGTCCAGAAGATCGCTCATTTAGCTCGTTTGGATATTACCTCAGAAGAAGAAGAAAAGTTTGCCGATCAACTCAGCGATATTTTAGACTACTTTGAGCAGTTAAGTGAGTTAGATACGGAGAATGTACCCCCGACAACTCGTGCCATCGAACTCAGTAATATAACCCGTCAGGATAGTTTTGAACTTTATCATGATCGAGACGCTTTATTAAACGAAGCCCCAAACCCTGAAGGAGACTTTTTCAGAGTCCCCCAGATTCTCAATACTGATGAAGAGTAA
- a CDS encoding ATP-dependent zinc protease — MEHKRRKEEQKPSLIIGWREWLDLPELGIAEIKAKIDTGARTSALHAFHVKEFQKNGQKMVHFQVHPYQKDTHNTVTCEAEILEWRHVTNSGGHQQYRPVILTPIEIAGQVWKIELTLTNRDVMGFRMLLGREAVRQRFLVDPGASFLLSDSKIKRHKKTAHS, encoded by the coding sequence ATGGAACATAAACGTAGAAAAGAAGAACAAAAACCTTCATTAATTATTGGATGGCGAGAATGGTTAGATTTACCCGAATTAGGAATTGCTGAAATTAAAGCTAAAATAGATACAGGGGCCAGAACATCAGCCTTACACGCTTTTCATGTCAAAGAATTTCAAAAAAATGGTCAAAAAATGGTGCATTTCCAGGTTCACCCTTATCAAAAAGATACTCATAATACAGTAACTTGTGAAGCTGAAATATTAGAATGGCGACACGTTACCAACTCAGGGGGACACCAACAATATCGCCCTGTTATTTTAACCCCTATCGAAATTGCAGGACAAGTGTGGAAGATTGAATTAACCTTAACCAATAGAGATGTAATGGGGTTTCGGATGTTATTAGGAAGAGAAGCTGTTCGTCAAAGGTTTTTAGTTGATCCTGGGGCCTCTTTTTTACTCTCTGATTCAAAAATAAAAAGACATAAGAAAACAGCCCATTCCTAA
- the hisF gene encoding imidazole glycerol phosphate synthase subunit HisF, translating into MLAKRILPCLDVNAGRVVKGVNFVDLQDAGDPVELAKVYNDAGADELVFLDITATHEQRDTIIDVVYRTAEVVFIPLTVGGGISTLEQIKLLLRAGADKVSVNSSAVKNPSFINQASDRFGKQCIVVAIDAKRRNDPNRPGWDVYIRGGRENTGLDAVKWAVEMEKRGAGELLITSMDADGTQAGYDLDLTRTIAEQVEIPVIASGGAGNCQHIYEALTEGKAEAALLASLLHYGQLTIAEVKNYLSHRKIPVRSSLEHTFRKP; encoded by the coding sequence ATGTTAGCTAAAAGAATCTTACCCTGTTTAGATGTCAACGCCGGCCGTGTGGTTAAAGGAGTCAATTTTGTCGATCTACAAGATGCAGGAGATCCTGTAGAACTAGCGAAAGTCTATAATGATGCAGGGGCTGATGAATTAGTCTTTTTAGATATTACCGCCACCCATGAACAACGGGATACCATCATTGATGTGGTTTACCGTACTGCGGAAGTGGTATTTATCCCCTTAACAGTGGGAGGAGGCATCTCAACCTTAGAGCAAATTAAACTTTTGTTAAGAGCCGGTGCTGATAAAGTGAGTGTTAATTCATCTGCTGTCAAAAATCCTAGCTTTATTAATCAGGCCAGCGATCGCTTTGGAAAACAGTGTATCGTGGTTGCGATCGATGCAAAACGCCGTAATGACCCTAATAGACCTGGTTGGGATGTGTATATTCGGGGAGGAAGGGAAAATACGGGCTTAGATGCCGTAAAATGGGCAGTGGAAATGGAAAAAAGAGGGGCAGGGGAACTGTTAATTACCAGTATGGACGCAGACGGAACCCAGGCCGGTTATGACTTAGACTTAACCCGTACCATTGCCGAACAAGTGGAAATTCCGGTTATTGCTTCAGGAGGTGCCGGAAATTGCCAGCATATCTATGAAGCCTTGACAGAAGGAAAAGCAGAAGCAGCTTTACTGGCTTCTTTGCTCCATTATGGACAATTAACCATTGCTGAAGTCAAAAATTACCTAAGCCATCGCAAAATTCCCGTTCGCAGTAGCCTTGAACACACCTTTAGAAAACCTTAA
- a CDS encoding Rne/Rng family ribonuclease: protein MPKQIIIAEQHHIAAVFWEDQIQELVVATGNQQVSDIFLGVVENVIPGIDAAFVNIGDAERNGFIHVTDLGPLRLKRSAGAITELLTPQQKVLVQVMKEPTGNKGPRLTGNISLPGRYLVLMPNGKGVNLSRRIRNDDERSRLRALAILIKPAGMGLLVRTEAEGKAEEAIMEDLEFLQRQWESIQVQATSTRAPSLLNRDDDFIQRVLRDMYSADVNRIVVDNPSGVKRVKHHLMNWSGGRPPEGVLIDHHRESMSILDYFRVNAAVREALKPRVDLPSGGYIIIEPTEALTVIDVNSGSFTRSATSRETVLWTNSEAATEIARQLRLRNIGGVIIVDFIDMDSRRDQLKLLEHFNKALKVDKARPQIAQLSELGLVELTRKRQGKNIYELFGQPCPQCGGLGHLAHLPGESQLVALESAATTPLPVPAPTPVTPKPIEKPLEVNDSGWDSPFEDEDSDNSDQLELLHHPSYQEQNSNANNRRRRRRQTPNLVIKEDSTKSSSNVGIKETDDNNNESGNDNRRERLPRHLRREEGPVERVSVEMTPLEQDVYALMGISPLVRVDKEFKDPKSVVVSVKSPEGIERKTIEKTSATTPETQTPTSEEQQMVIDLTDMDPTATESQAIEEGIETDNDNDDENESDFTSASQDEGTKPVIRRRRRRSSAKDSDE, encoded by the coding sequence ATGCCAAAACAAATTATTATCGCAGAACAACACCACATTGCTGCCGTATTTTGGGAAGATCAAATACAAGAATTAGTGGTTGCCACAGGAAACCAACAAGTCAGCGACATTTTTTTAGGGGTCGTTGAAAACGTCATCCCAGGTATTGATGCTGCCTTTGTTAACATTGGGGACGCAGAACGAAACGGCTTTATCCACGTCACCGACTTAGGACCCTTGCGCCTCAAACGCAGTGCCGGTGCTATCACAGAACTTCTAACGCCACAACAAAAAGTGCTGGTTCAGGTGATGAAAGAACCTACCGGTAACAAAGGTCCGAGATTAACCGGCAATATTAGCCTTCCTGGACGCTACTTAGTGTTGATGCCCAACGGCAAAGGGGTTAACCTATCTCGGCGTATTCGCAACGATGATGAACGCAGTCGCTTACGGGCTTTAGCCATCCTGATTAAACCAGCCGGAATGGGCTTATTAGTGCGAACCGAAGCAGAAGGCAAAGCCGAAGAAGCAATCATGGAGGACTTAGAATTTTTACAACGGCAATGGGAGTCGATTCAAGTTCAAGCTACCTCAACCCGCGCCCCGTCCCTCCTAAACCGTGATGACGACTTTATTCAACGGGTATTACGGGATATGTACAGCGCAGATGTCAACCGTATTGTGGTGGATAACCCTTCCGGTGTTAAACGAGTTAAACATCATTTAATGAACTGGAGTGGGGGACGGCCTCCCGAAGGAGTGTTAATTGATCATCATCGGGAATCCATGTCCATCCTCGACTATTTCCGAGTCAATGCAGCCGTCAGAGAAGCCCTAAAACCGAGAGTAGACCTGCCTTCTGGGGGTTATATTATTATTGAACCCACCGAAGCCCTCACCGTCATTGATGTCAACTCAGGGTCCTTTACCCGTTCGGCCACCTCACGGGAAACCGTCTTATGGACTAATAGCGAAGCAGCTACCGAAATCGCCCGTCAGTTACGATTACGCAATATTGGGGGTGTGATTATTGTCGATTTTATCGATATGGACTCCCGACGAGATCAACTCAAATTACTCGAACATTTCAACAAAGCGCTCAAAGTCGATAAAGCCAGACCCCAAATTGCCCAACTCTCCGAACTGGGATTAGTGGAATTAACCCGTAAACGCCAGGGTAAAAACATTTATGAGTTATTTGGTCAACCCTGTCCCCAATGTGGTGGCTTAGGCCATTTAGCCCATCTTCCAGGGGAATCTCAATTAGTCGCTCTCGAATCGGCCGCTACCACTCCCCTTCCCGTTCCAGCCCCCACCCCCGTCACCCCTAAACCAATCGAAAAACCCCTAGAAGTCAATGACAGTGGTTGGGATTCTCCCTTTGAAGATGAGGATAGCGATAATTCCGATCAATTAGAATTGTTACACCATCCCAGTTATCAAGAGCAAAATAGTAACGCTAATAACCGTCGTCGCCGTCGTCGTCAAACCCCCAATCTCGTCATTAAAGAAGATTCTACTAAATCAAGTAGTAATGTCGGGATCAAAGAAACAGACGATAATAATAATGAATCGGGTAATGACAATCGTAGAGAAAGACTTCCCAGACATTTACGCCGAGAAGAAGGTCCAGTAGAAAGGGTTTCTGTCGAAATGACTCCCCTAGAACAAGATGTTTACGCTTTAATGGGGATTTCTCCCTTGGTTCGTGTCGACAAAGAATTTAAAGACCCCAAATCGGTGGTGGTATCGGTGAAATCACCAGAGGGCATAGAAAGAAAAACCATAGAAAAAACATCAGCAACGACCCCAGAAACCCAAACCCCCACCAGCGAAGAACAGCAAATGGTGATTGATTTAACTGATATGGACCCTACTGCCACTGAATCCCAAGCCATAGAAGAAGGGATAGAAACCGATAATGATAATGACGATGAGAACGAAAGCGATTTCACCTCTGCTTCTCAAGACGAAGGAACTAAACCAGTCATTCGTCGTCGCCGTCGTCGTTCCTCAGCCAAAGATAGCGATGAATAA
- a CDS encoding photosystem I assembly protein Ycf3: MPRTQRNDNFIDKSFTVMADIILKMLPANKKAKEAFVYYRDGMSAQADGEYAEALDNYYEALKLEEDANDRSYILYNIGIIHASNGEHAKALDYYEQAVDLNPQMPSALNNIAVIYHYQGEKAKSEGNTNEAEALFDKAAEYWKQAIRLAPNNYIEAQNWLKITGRSEMDVFF, from the coding sequence ATGCCTAGAACCCAACGGAATGATAATTTTATCGATAAAAGCTTTACTGTAATGGCAGATATTATCCTCAAAATGCTGCCCGCTAACAAAAAGGCAAAGGAAGCTTTTGTCTATTATCGAGACGGTATGTCAGCCCAAGCAGACGGTGAATATGCTGAAGCTTTAGATAATTATTATGAGGCACTTAAACTAGAAGAGGATGCCAACGATCGCAGTTATATTCTTTACAATATTGGCATTATCCACGCCAGTAACGGAGAACACGCCAAAGCCCTCGACTATTATGAACAAGCAGTGGACTTAAACCCGCAAATGCCCTCAGCTTTGAATAATATTGCTGTGATTTACCACTATCAGGGAGAAAAAGCTAAATCCGAAGGCAATACCAACGAAGCAGAAGCCCTGTTTGATAAAGCGGCCGAATATTGGAAACAGGCTATCCGTCTTGCTCCTAATAACTATATAGAAGCCCAAAATTGGCTAAAAATTACGGGACGCTCAGAAATGGATGTCTTTTTCTAA